The following DNA comes from Candidatus Neomarinimicrobiota bacterium.
GGGCTGGAAGAGCATTTCAGGATCTTCCACATCACCACTGAAATAGCGATCCAGGCGAATCCAGCTCATATCGCGGCCATTGCTGACCTCTTCCTTACCAATAATGGGAATATTGTTTTCACTCTGACAGGCAATGGTACAGGCACTACAGCCGGTACAACTACTCAGATCGATGGCCATGCCCCACTGAACACCCTTGCTGTAGTCGTGCTCCTTCCACATGGTATAATCTTCCAGATCCTTTTTCTCTGCAAAGGCCATGGCAAAAGCCGGATCTTTCTGATAGTCATCCATAGTGCTTTCCCGCACGATGGTCGGTAATCTCTTCTGAATTGCATCCGCGGCCAGGGCTTCAGCGTCCATGCCATGATTATCCTGAACACAGGCTAAAACATGACTTCCGGGAACTTTTGCAGCAGTAAAGCCGGAGGCCATACTGGTGGCGGAGGTTTTCCTGAAGATATTTACATCAGAACCAACCCCTGTGGAAACACGACCGATGTCCCGGCCATAACCCATTTCCAGAACGATGGTGTTTTCAGCCAAACCAGGCAAAATCCAAACCGGTAGAATCAGGTCGGTTCCGGCATGACTGATCTTCAGACGATCTTCGTTTTTAACGCCCAACTCTCTGGCTGTATTGATACTGATCAGAGCTACATTATCCCACGTTACCTTGGTAATGGAATCTGGTAGTTCCTGCATCCAGCCATTATTTGCATAACGACCGTCATAATTGGAGAAAGATGCCGTAAAGACAACTTCCATGCTATTCAGAGAGGCAGTTGGAGCACTATATTCGCTCGATGTAACCACACTTTGTGCTCTGTCTTTATCAAAAGTGACTGTAGTTTCACGATTTACATCAGTAAACCCGTCATGCACCACACGACGCCAAGCTTTCTCGAAATTTCCCTTGGGGAGAATCTCAGCCCAGGTTTCCCGTACAAATGCGTAGGCCAAAACTTCCTCTTTGGAAAGCATGTCGGCCAAAACATCTATCGTGTTCTTGCCGTCAAAGAGGGGGGCAATCAAGGGTTGGATAATTCCGGAACCGCCATAACCGCAGACATCACCCCAGCTCTCTAGAAAATGAGCTTTGGGAATGTGCCAGGTTGTTTTGGAGGACGTTTCATCAACATGGGAACTTAAATGAACGGAGTAAGCAACTTTTTCCAGTCCCGCTACAAAATCAAGATCAACCGGAGCCTGATAAACTGGATTTCCCCCGAGAATAACCAGGGAGTTAACCTGACCCTTGTTCATTGCTTTTGTTAGCTCAACAAAAGAGGTCAGGTTTGAAACCTGCATGTCGGGGTTGAAAGTATAACTCACGGTTTTACTGGTATTCATCAAGGCGTCATTGATCAATGCTACCAAAGTGTGCACCTCAGCGGGTTGACGACGACCAGCCAGAACCAGAGACTCACCCTGGTTGGCGATC
Coding sequences within:
- a CDS encoding TAT-variant-translocated molybdopterin oxidoreductase, whose translation is MNQTKNTNAQGKAYWRSLDHLAETPEFKELAQREFPEGASELTNPVSRRKFLTLMGASMALAGLTSCRRPVEKIIPYVIKPEEIIPGKPQYYATNMPFGNEFFGLLVESHEGRPTKIEGNKNHPATAGSSNVFMQAEMLNLYDPDRSQVVLRNGKNSKWNSYRAAWKKEAEKYAENDGEGLAIVSEGFSSPSMMRLAKAFSEKYPKAQWVTYDSISDENIYNGLNAATGYLARPTYDFTAANVVLSLDADFLQMDSNDIQYSRDFISRRKVQSEHDSMNRLYVVEGTYSITGGMADHRLRVQSGQVGMFTAALAAELSAQGLGLSAPRINSEFDKKWLKAVAADLIANQGESLVLAGRRQPAEVHTLVALINDALMNTSKTVSYTFNPDMQVSNLTSFVELTKAMNKGQVNSLVILGGNPVYQAPVDLDFVAGLEKVAYSVHLSSHVDETSSKTTWHIPKAHFLESWGDVCGYGGSGIIQPLIAPLFDGKNTIDVLADMLSKEEVLAYAFVRETWAEILPKGNFEKAWRRVVHDGFTDVNRETTVTFDKDRAQSVVTSSEYSAPTASLNSMEVVFTASFSNYDGRYANNGWMQELPDSITKVTWDNVALISINTARELGVKNEDRLKISHAGTDLILPVWILPGLAENTIVLEMGYGRDIGRVSTGVGSDVNIFRKTSATSMASGFTAAKVPGSHVLACVQDNHGMDAEALAADAIQKRLPTIVRESTMDDYQKDPAFAMAFAEKKDLEDYTMWKEHDYSKGVQWGMAIDLSSCTGCSACTIACQSENNIPIIGKEEVSNGRDMSWIRLDRYFSGDVEDPEMLFQPVACQHCEMAPCEGVCPVAATTHSEDGLNEMAYNRCIGTRYCANNCPYKV